From the genome of Cytobacillus firmus, one region includes:
- a CDS encoding YheC/YheD family protein, which yields MLSFGIMTLNKRSEQPYFTELAKRANEYNINCFRFVPTDINPVSERIAGDSYNPSSGEWEPAEFPVPEILYDRCFYRNDSRSKQCISIVNWLKARNDIQFLGYGLPNKLELYEILSCSNISPYLLKTAPFTGADSFINSLITNQPCILKPASGSQGHGIYYIEKTGKDILVKTDKRNAQVSRSFETEEKAAGWLNKLTAKHQYLIQPYVNLSNKDGQPFDIRILLQKDRNGAWKELGRGIRTGRKGGIVSNLSAGGSNISFKEWVTKYPPSLKSFLSDELYDIIDTLPAALERKLPPLFEMGIDIGVETNGSIWILDINSKPGRKTILNSQPEKEEELYTAPLLYAKFLAANKEMERRTNHEKTISN from the coding sequence ATGCTTTCATTCGGAATCATGACTCTAAACAAACGGAGTGAACAGCCATACTTTACGGAATTGGCGAAGAGAGCTAATGAATATAACATTAATTGCTTCAGGTTTGTGCCTACAGATATCAATCCTGTTTCAGAAAGGATTGCAGGTGATTCCTATAACCCTTCTTCAGGGGAATGGGAGCCGGCAGAATTTCCAGTGCCAGAGATTCTTTATGATCGCTGTTTTTACAGAAATGACTCCCGCTCGAAACAATGTATATCCATCGTGAATTGGCTAAAGGCAAGAAATGACATCCAATTCCTTGGCTACGGATTGCCTAATAAGCTTGAATTATATGAAATTCTCTCCTGTTCAAACATATCACCTTATTTGCTGAAGACGGCTCCATTTACCGGAGCTGACAGTTTCATAAACAGCCTCATTACTAATCAGCCCTGCATTTTAAAACCGGCAAGCGGGTCACAGGGACATGGAATCTATTATATTGAAAAAACGGGCAAAGATATTCTTGTTAAAACAGATAAAAGGAATGCCCAGGTTTCACGCAGCTTTGAAACTGAAGAAAAGGCAGCTGGATGGTTGAATAAATTGACCGCAAAACATCAATACCTCATCCAGCCATATGTGAATCTATCAAACAAGGACGGTCAGCCCTTTGATATAAGAATATTGCTTCAAAAGGACAGGAATGGTGCCTGGAAGGAGCTGGGCCGGGGCATTCGCACAGGCAGAAAAGGAGGCATCGTCTCCAACTTAAGCGCTGGCGGCAGCAATATTTCTTTTAAGGAGTGGGTCACTAAATACCCACCTTCATTAAAGAGTTTTCTTTCCGATGAGCTTTATGACATTATCGATACACTTCCTGCTGCACTTGAACGAAAGCTTCCCCCGCTATTTGAGATGGGAATCGATATCGGAGTGGAAACTAACGGCTCTATTTGGATTCTGGATATTAACTCAAAGCCAGGAAGGAAAACCATCCTGAACAGCCAGCCTGAGAAGGAGGAAGAGTTATATACCGCTCCCCTTCTCTATGCCAAATTCCTGGCAGCCAATAAGGAAATGGAAAGGAGAACGAATCATGAGAAAACAATATCAAATTGA
- a CDS encoding YheC/YheD family protein, whose amino-acid sequence MTVSLLPITIVPVKMFQENQFRIQLSHSLVHYWNIDLQKPHLLRIGMHAIQVTIEGANITKDEIMFCERLFQECCLPMEDLHFVASYSRKDFTITAGPVIGLMTDFNESGEEPDFRSIHSFCEELHEVVSGLRGYFYVFHFRDCIEGKLQGYCLREGKWIKRPVPLPGVIYNRIHSRMLEASSAFQSFKNNLINFNIPMFNDRFLSKKEVHNLLFSEDHMHPYLPDTAIADEQTIKEMLARHRLIFLKPIHGSQGRNIIRLSIQDEEIMTEVSTGNGRENTLTFKNYDRFAQWFKQYQKKTIFLAQQAIPLQTYKNRQLDFRVLCHKNFQDIWRATSAVARISAEQQFVSNIARGGEIMKPLRIFTMHSDQKTAVQQLALFKELAVETATIISQKCEGLVGELGIDIGLDSNGKLWIIEVNSKPSKNFEDKEKRIRPSAKALIEYATALSFIQKGGLQNAFIRNHDSKQTE is encoded by the coding sequence ATGACAGTTTCTTTATTGCCTATTACGATTGTTCCGGTAAAAATGTTTCAGGAAAATCAATTTCGCATTCAACTTAGCCATTCTCTCGTACATTACTGGAATATTGATTTGCAAAAGCCCCATTTGCTGCGGATCGGCATGCATGCCATTCAGGTAACCATCGAAGGAGCAAACATTACAAAAGATGAAATTATGTTCTGTGAACGGCTTTTTCAGGAATGCTGCCTGCCAATGGAAGATCTCCATTTTGTCGCCAGTTACTCCAGAAAGGACTTTACTATTACTGCCGGGCCGGTTATTGGACTGATGACGGATTTTAATGAAAGTGGCGAAGAGCCTGATTTCCGATCAATTCATTCTTTTTGCGAAGAATTGCATGAAGTTGTTTCCGGCTTGCGCGGATATTTCTATGTATTTCATTTTCGAGACTGCATTGAAGGAAAGCTGCAGGGTTATTGCCTGCGTGAGGGAAAATGGATAAAACGTCCCGTTCCTTTGCCTGGTGTGATTTATAACCGGATCCACTCCCGGATGCTTGAAGCAAGTTCTGCTTTTCAATCATTTAAAAATAACTTGATAAACTTTAACATCCCAATGTTTAATGACCGTTTCTTATCGAAAAAGGAAGTTCATAACCTCCTCTTTTCTGAGGACCATATGCATCCCTATCTGCCTGATACAGCCATTGCGGATGAACAAACCATCAAGGAAATGCTGGCCAGACACAGGTTAATATTCCTTAAGCCCATACATGGCAGCCAAGGACGGAATATTATCAGACTTAGTATACAGGACGAAGAAATCATGACAGAAGTATCGACCGGAAACGGCAGGGAAAATACGCTCACATTCAAAAATTATGACCGTTTTGCACAATGGTTCAAGCAGTACCAAAAGAAAACAATTTTTCTGGCACAGCAGGCCATACCTCTGCAAACTTATAAGAACAGGCAGCTTGATTTCCGCGTGCTCTGCCATAAAAACTTTCAGGATATCTGGAGGGCCACTTCTGCAGTGGCAAGGATTTCTGCCGAACAGCAATTTGTTTCCAATATTGCAAGAGGCGGGGAAATTATGAAGCCCCTAAGAATCTTCACGATGCACTCTGATCAGAAAACAGCGGTTCAGCAGCTGGCGTTATTTAAGGAGCTTGCAGTTGAAACAGCAACCATCATCAGTCAGAAATGCGAAGGCCTTGTTGGAGAACTCGGGATTGATATTGGATTGGACTCTAATGGAAAACTCTGGATCATTGAAGTGAATTCTAAACCCTCCAAGAACTTTGAAGACAAAGAAAAAAGAATAAGACCCTCTGCCAAGGCACTGATCGAATATGCAACGGCTTTATCATTTATCCAAAAAGGAGGACTACAAAATGCTTTCATTCGGAATCATGACTCTAAACAAACGGAGTGA
- a CDS encoding DUF445 domain-containing protein has product MEIAMTIILMMIIGALIGGFTNYLAIKMLFKPYNAVYIGKWKVPFTPGLIPKRRDEMADQMGKLVVNHLLTPESIKKKFINDQFLHDMTGIVQKEMETILQSEKSAEDILAAFGITDGQSKTEYRINLLIEQKYEKIISEYRGLPLKNVIPQGLLDKADEKIPAISSMILQKGVDYFSSIEGKMRIQRMADDFVRERSGVLSNMLQMFMGNINLADKIQPEIVRFLSNEGTADLITTLLQKEWRKILEMEAAVIEEQLEKEQILSVLKNIAHRVINLENVFKKPISSFMNPYRTVLIEELAPKSVQMLSDWLSGKTEMVMERLRLAEIVREQVSNFSVERLEDMVFSIIKSELAMITNLGFLLGGIIGLVQGIIAILIN; this is encoded by the coding sequence ATGGAAATTGCAATGACAATAATATTAATGATGATAATTGGGGCACTCATTGGCGGGTTTACTAACTACCTGGCTATTAAAATGCTCTTTAAACCTTATAATGCCGTGTACATAGGTAAATGGAAGGTTCCATTTACCCCTGGGCTGATTCCTAAACGAAGAGATGAAATGGCTGATCAGATGGGAAAGCTGGTTGTTAATCATCTTCTGACACCGGAAAGCATTAAGAAAAAGTTCATCAATGATCAATTCTTGCATGATATGACCGGGATTGTTCAGAAAGAGATGGAAACTATCCTGCAATCAGAAAAATCAGCAGAGGACATTCTTGCAGCGTTTGGAATCACGGATGGCCAATCGAAAACGGAGTACCGCATAAACTTATTAATTGAGCAGAAATATGAAAAGATTATAAGTGAATATCGAGGCCTGCCTCTTAAAAATGTTATTCCTCAGGGCCTGTTGGATAAAGCGGATGAAAAAATTCCGGCTATCAGCTCAATGATCCTTCAAAAGGGGGTTGATTATTTCTCCAGCATTGAAGGCAAAATGAGGATACAAAGAATGGCTGATGATTTTGTTCGTGAACGCAGCGGCGTGCTCAGCAATATGCTGCAGATGTTCATGGGCAACATTAATCTTGCGGATAAAATTCAGCCGGAAATTGTTAGGTTTTTAAGTAATGAGGGTACGGCCGACCTGATTACAACCCTTTTACAAAAAGAGTGGCGTAAAATCCTTGAGATGGAAGCTGCAGTTATTGAAGAGCAGCTCGAAAAGGAACAGATTCTTTCAGTATTAAAGAATATTGCACACAGAGTCATAAATCTGGAAAATGTATTTAAAAAGCCTATCTCATCTTTTATGAACCCTTATAGGACAGTACTGATAGAAGAGCTTGCTCCTAAAAGTGTTCAGATGCTTTCTGATTGGCTTTCAGGAAAGACAGAAATGGTTATGGAACGGCTTCGTCTGGCAGAAATTGTCCGTGAACAGGTCAGCAATTTTTCGGTTGAAAGATTAGAAGATATGGTCTTTTCCATCATCAAAAGCGAGTTAGCCATGATTACAAACTTAGGTTTTCTGCTTGGGGGTATTATTGGTCTCGTACAGGGAATCATTGCTATATTGATTAATTAA
- a CDS encoding YlbF family regulator codes for MAVNLYDSAYELEKAVRESDEYKALKQAYDDVNADPSSKAMFDNFRKIQMELQQKQMMGQDITQEEVEQAQKTVALVQQHAQISKLMEAEQRMSMMIAEMNKIIMKPLEDLYGAAE; via the coding sequence ATGGCAGTAAATTTATATGACTCAGCCTATGAATTAGAAAAAGCAGTGCGGGAAAGCGATGAATATAAGGCTCTAAAGCAGGCATATGATGATGTGAATGCAGATCCGTCTTCAAAAGCAATGTTTGATAACTTCCGCAAAATCCAGATGGAACTTCAGCAAAAACAAATGATGGGCCAGGATATTACACAGGAAGAAGTAGAACAGGCTCAAAAGACAGTCGCGCTTGTACAGCAGCACGCCCAGATTTCAAAGCTTATGGAAGCAGAACAGCGCATGAGCATGATGATTGCAGAAATGAACAAAATCATCATGAAGCCTCTTGAAGACCTTTATGGTGCAGCTGAATAA
- a CDS encoding D-glycero-alpha-D-manno-heptose-1,7-bisphosphate 7-phosphatase, producing the protein MKKAIFLDRDGVLNEVLSDRVKFVNKPEQLYLLEGAAEAVDELTKAGYEIFVVTNQGGVGLGFLKERELKRIHERLQELVSAKGGHIKEVAYCPHKPKAGCECRKPNAGMLVDLAERHNLDLTKSIMVGDHERDIEAGKKAGCKTVFIGSGPTSADIQASSLLEAVEDILDMLK; encoded by the coding sequence TTGAAAAAAGCCATTTTTTTGGACCGGGACGGCGTTTTGAATGAGGTTCTATCAGACAGGGTGAAATTCGTTAACAAGCCGGAGCAGTTATATTTACTGGAAGGGGCAGCAGAAGCTGTGGATGAGCTGACCAAAGCCGGTTATGAAATTTTCGTTGTGACCAATCAGGGCGGCGTGGGGCTCGGTTTTTTGAAAGAAAGGGAGCTAAAGAGAATTCATGAAAGGCTGCAGGAGCTTGTCTCAGCAAAAGGCGGACATATTAAAGAGGTCGCCTATTGCCCTCATAAGCCGAAAGCAGGCTGTGAATGCCGCAAGCCAAATGCAGGCATGCTGGTGGATTTGGCTGAAAGGCACAATCTTGATCTGACTAAAAGCATTATGGTAGGCGATCATGAACGGGACATTGAGGCGGGTAAGAAGGCAGGCTGTAAAACTGTTTTTATCGGCTCTGGTCCAACAAGTGCCGATATCCAGGCGTCATCTCTTCTTGAGGCTGTGGAAGATATATTGGATATGCTTAAATAG
- a CDS encoding alpha/beta-type small acid-soluble spore protein: MARNSNSNQLLVSGVSQAIDQMKYEIATEFGVNLGPETSSRANGSVGGEITKRLVQMAEQQLGGAR, from the coding sequence ATGGCAAGAAACAGCAATTCTAATCAGCTTTTAGTATCAGGAGTCAGTCAGGCAATTGATCAAATGAAGTATGAAATTGCAACAGAATTCGGTGTGAACCTTGGCCCGGAAACATCTTCAAGAGCAAATGGATCAGTAGGCGGAGAAATTACGAAGCGCCTTGTGCAAATGGCTGAGCAGCAGCTTGGCGGAGCACGATAG
- a CDS encoding energy-coupling factor transporter transmembrane component T family protein, with amino-acid sequence MFLHEFNPSIKAFTVIVCVLILSVFFDPVTPFLTLVMTAAATFIFGRVSFKRWILLFTPFIFMAAIYIWSALIFSKTIEGETILWSWGIFTLTEESFLRALSLGMRVLSFTSLSLLFILTTKPTEFLLSLMQQCRLSPKLAYGIMAGYRFLPLMKEEFEIIRSAHRIRGVPKARKLSEKMAELKRYAVPLLAGAIRKAERTAMAMESKGFTGDKNREFYHKISVSWKDWAYFTFFIGAVLGSAYISWLFGFLQLYNGEL; translated from the coding sequence TTGTTCTTACATGAATTTAACCCAAGCATTAAAGCATTCACTGTCATAGTCTGTGTGTTAATTCTATCGGTTTTCTTTGATCCGGTTACACCTTTTCTGACCTTAGTGATGACTGCAGCAGCCACCTTTATTTTTGGAAGAGTTTCATTCAAAAGATGGATACTGCTTTTCACGCCATTTATCTTTATGGCTGCAATATATATTTGGTCAGCTCTGATTTTTTCTAAAACGATTGAAGGAGAAACCATCCTTTGGTCATGGGGGATATTCACATTGACTGAGGAGAGCTTTCTGCGTGCCCTCTCCCTTGGAATGAGAGTTTTAAGCTTTACCTCTCTGTCTCTTCTTTTCATTTTAACCACAAAGCCGACAGAGTTTCTGCTCAGTTTAATGCAGCAATGCCGGCTCTCTCCAAAGCTTGCATATGGAATCATGGCAGGCTATCGGTTCCTGCCATTAATGAAAGAAGAATTTGAGATTATCCGAAGCGCCCACCGGATCAGGGGAGTACCCAAAGCCCGAAAACTCTCGGAAAAAATGGCTGAGCTTAAGAGGTATGCAGTTCCTCTCCTTGCCGGAGCGATCCGTAAAGCTGAAAGGACAGCGATGGCTATGGAATCAAAAGGGTTTACCGGAGATAAAAACCGGGAATTTTATCATAAAATCTCTGTTTCCTGGAAAGATTGGGCATATTTTACCTTCTTTATAGGAGCAGTACTGGGCAGTGCCTATATTTCATGGCTATTCGGGTTTCTGCAGCTTTACAATGGCGAACTTTAG
- a CDS encoding ABC transporter ATP-binding protein has translation MELQHNRHILKTEQLSFRYEDVKKPILKDVQFSLYPGEAVLLLGPSGSGKSTLAFCLNKLYPEAVDGKLDGTISFKGKMLEEFGPGEINQHIGIVFQDPESQFCMTTVEDELAFGLENMKTPPEEIESKIDEALELVHLLPYKHSLIHTLSGGQKQKLALACVLSLKPDILILDEPTANLDPASSYELTRIIKELKENQAFSLLIIEHKLDDWIDLTDRCVVLNKEGEILFNGSTAECFNQYAEELLHEGIWLPSAVRAGLLGKKEGIYKGEKLPLSDRELIAGLANPFCALQILDNRKKKHQAHEEQIILSAENLTFNKAGKDLLRNISFSVKKGEFVAIAGSNGSGKTTLSRLLAGLYPPSKGNILFYDSSLSQWKEKELRQKLAYVFQNPEHQFIADSVYDEIAFSLKIQQIPDADIQKTVQAALLQVDLLQCADLHPFSLSQGQKRRLSVASVLVNDQELLLLDEPTFGQDARTSGELMKLLETKIQSGGSVVMITHDMEILHSYADKVIVLSEGEKIYDGLPDALWKKDEIMKIASLKVPYLEKLRNDIGSIARGKKLVLT, from the coding sequence ATGGAATTACAGCATAATAGGCACATATTAAAAACTGAACAGCTTTCCTTCAGGTATGAAGATGTGAAAAAACCTATTTTAAAAGATGTGCAATTCAGCCTTTATCCAGGGGAAGCAGTTCTATTGCTGGGCCCAAGCGGCTCGGGAAAAAGCACACTTGCTTTCTGCTTAAATAAATTATATCCGGAGGCCGTTGATGGCAAATTGGACGGGACCATTTCATTCAAGGGAAAGATGCTGGAGGAGTTCGGCCCTGGCGAAATTAATCAGCACATTGGCATTGTGTTTCAAGACCCCGAAAGCCAATTTTGCATGACCACAGTCGAGGATGAGCTGGCATTTGGGCTTGAGAATATGAAAACACCTCCTGAAGAAATAGAGAGTAAGATTGATGAAGCATTGGAGCTTGTTCATCTTTTGCCGTATAAACATTCCTTAATCCACACCCTTTCCGGGGGCCAAAAGCAAAAGCTTGCACTGGCATGTGTTTTATCATTAAAACCGGATATCCTGATTTTGGACGAACCGACAGCAAATCTGGACCCGGCTTCAAGCTATGAACTTACACGCATAATCAAAGAGCTTAAAGAGAACCAGGCATTTTCCCTGCTAATAATTGAGCATAAGCTGGATGATTGGATTGATTTGACCGATCGGTGCGTGGTCCTAAACAAGGAAGGTGAAATTTTATTTAATGGAAGCACGGCAGAATGCTTTAATCAATATGCAGAAGAACTACTGCATGAGGGCATCTGGCTGCCAAGCGCGGTTAGAGCCGGCCTATTAGGAAAAAAAGAAGGTATTTACAAAGGGGAAAAGCTCCCGTTGTCTGATCGGGAATTAATCGCCGGATTAGCAAATCCCTTTTGTGCACTTCAGATTTTAGACAACCGGAAGAAAAAACACCAAGCTCATGAAGAGCAGATTATCCTATCAGCAGAGAATCTAACGTTTAATAAAGCTGGTAAGGACTTGCTAAGAAATATTAGTTTTTCTGTAAAAAAAGGCGAATTTGTGGCAATTGCCGGTTCAAATGGGTCAGGAAAAACAACACTTTCCAGACTGCTGGCTGGACTATATCCTCCTTCAAAGGGCAATATACTATTTTATGACAGCTCCCTTTCCCAATGGAAGGAGAAGGAGTTAAGACAGAAATTAGCTTACGTTTTTCAAAATCCCGAGCATCAATTTATTGCAGACTCTGTCTATGATGAAATAGCCTTCAGCCTAAAAATACAACAAATTCCTGATGCCGATATTCAAAAAACAGTTCAGGCTGCTCTGCTTCAAGTGGACTTGCTCCAATGTGCTGACTTGCATCCTTTTTCCTTAAGCCAGGGACAAAAGCGGCGGCTTAGTGTCGCATCGGTGCTTGTGAATGATCAGGAGCTTCTCCTCCTTGATGAGCCAACCTTTGGACAGGATGCCAGGACGTCCGGGGAGCTTATGAAGCTATTGGAAACAAAGATCCAAAGTGGAGGTTCCGTGGTGATGATCACGCATGACATGGAAATCCTCCATTCCTATGCGGACAAAGTGATTGTTCTTTCAGAAGGAGAGAAGATTTACGATGGTTTGCCAGATGCATTATGGAAGAAAGATGAGATTATGAAGATTGCTTCCCTAAAGGTTCCTTACCTAGAAAAACTCAGGAACGATATCGGGTCCATTGCAAGGGGGAAAAAGCTTGTTCTTACATGA
- a CDS encoding ECF transporter S component translates to MLEKWKLREVIVLSVLAVVFAVVYLVFLQFGNVLYGMFGLIGYDLIFGIWFIVSIIAAYIIRKPGAAFLSETIAAAIEVMIGNAVGPRLILSGMIQGIGAEAVFAATKWNNYRPWVLIAAGMGSSVTSFIWGYFISGYAALSPGYVTAMFFVRLISGALLAGLLGKWLSESLAKTGALNSFPIGKELKRGKPENGITA, encoded by the coding sequence ATGCTTGAAAAGTGGAAGCTTCGAGAAGTCATTGTCCTGTCTGTACTCGCTGTCGTGTTTGCAGTTGTATATCTGGTATTCCTGCAATTTGGCAACGTGCTATATGGAATGTTCGGCTTAATTGGATATGATCTTATTTTTGGCATTTGGTTTATTGTTTCAATTATCGCAGCTTACATAATCAGAAAACCCGGAGCAGCCTTTTTATCGGAAACCATCGCTGCAGCCATTGAAGTCATGATCGGCAACGCAGTTGGTCCCCGCCTGATACTGTCAGGGATGATTCAGGGGATTGGAGCAGAAGCTGTTTTTGCGGCCACGAAATGGAATAATTACCGGCCATGGGTTTTAATTGCTGCCGGAATGGGCTCATCTGTTACTAGTTTTATTTGGGGCTATTTCATTTCCGGCTATGCGGCCCTCTCACCCGGTTATGTTACGGCTATGTTTTTTGTGAGGCTGATCAGCGGTGCTTTATTAGCTGGATTGCTAGGCAAATGGCTAAGCGAAAGCCTTGCGAAAACAGGGGCATTAAACAGCTTTCCTATTGGAAAAGAGCTAAAAAGGGGAAAACCGGAAAATGGAATTACAGCATAA
- a CDS encoding Ykof family thiamine-binding protein — protein sequence MQENFLCGTSEITGCRFSIYPMTDRFAEVILSALKEVDTSKVWMETDDVSTCVRGRSIHVFDVVKAIYLETVKHGDHVVFNGTFSNGCPGDTAGDAYLAENEERANEDSAAGISQEVAVQFALYPMGIPDYMNVIMNQVELAKNRETFTKGVHYASRLDGDAHAVFKTLEDAFENCKKSDSTHIVMTVNMSANSPSKKETE from the coding sequence ATGCAGGAAAATTTTTTATGTGGAACTAGTGAAATTACAGGGTGCAGGTTTTCAATTTACCCAATGACTGACAGGTTTGCGGAGGTTATTTTGTCAGCTCTAAAAGAAGTGGACACGAGCAAGGTATGGATGGAAACAGATGATGTGAGCACCTGTGTGCGAGGCAGGTCCATTCATGTTTTCGATGTGGTCAAAGCTATTTATCTTGAAACAGTTAAGCATGGGGACCATGTAGTGTTTAACGGGACTTTTTCAAATGGATGTCCCGGTGATACTGCGGGCGATGCTTATCTTGCTGAAAATGAGGAACGGGCGAATGAAGATTCAGCAGCAGGAATCAGCCAGGAAGTCGCTGTCCAGTTTGCCCTTTATCCGATGGGGATTCCTGATTACATGAACGTCATTATGAACCAGGTCGAGCTCGCAAAGAATCGGGAAACTTTTACTAAAGGAGTGCATTATGCTTCAAGACTGGATGGAGATGCACACGCTGTTTTTAAAACACTGGAGGATGCTTTTGAAAACTGCAAGAAAAGCGATTCTACACATATTGTTATGACAGTGAATATGTCTGCCAACAGTCCATCCAAAAAGGAGACTGAGTAA
- a CDS encoding Cof-type HAD-IIB family hydrolase, with protein MIYRMLALNIDGTLLQSNGRLHKSTKEAIEYVQQKGIYVTLVTSRSFPSAKKVAKALKINSLLVTHRGAYIAASQEKPIFVKRIQEDETFEIVRLLEGFTCQIRLVHEKYSLANKTKLNTNMLAKTVFTTGDPIFYSQQFVDSLSDTILDEPVTPPKIEVYFEDKEDLEDAKTAIWGMFENVEVIKLNDLRMDIVPAGVSKLNGLLYLCEHLGISRNQMVVIGDSGDDLEMIEAAGLGVAMGNAPAEVKKAADWLTRSNDQSGVSYMVKEHFRKQHPIDFLKKMNLLK; from the coding sequence ATGATATACAGAATGCTTGCTTTAAACATAGACGGAACATTACTCCAATCAAATGGAAGACTTCATAAATCAACAAAAGAAGCGATTGAATATGTGCAGCAAAAAGGGATCTATGTAACACTTGTTACGTCCAGAAGCTTTCCATCCGCGAAAAAAGTGGCTAAAGCATTGAAAATCAATTCTTTGCTGGTCACACACAGGGGGGCATATATTGCAGCTTCTCAGGAAAAGCCGATTTTTGTAAAAAGGATTCAGGAAGATGAAACGTTTGAAATCGTGCGCCTGCTTGAAGGCTTTACCTGTCAAATCAGGCTGGTGCACGAAAAATATTCCCTTGCCAACAAAACGAAGCTCAATACCAACATGCTTGCTAAAACTGTTTTTACAACCGGCGATCCCATTTTTTATTCCCAGCAGTTTGTGGATTCATTAAGTGACACCATTTTAGATGAGCCGGTCACACCGCCAAAAATTGAAGTGTACTTTGAAGATAAAGAAGACCTTGAGGATGCTAAGACAGCCATTTGGGGCATGTTTGAAAATGTGGAAGTCATTAAACTGAATGATCTGAGGATGGACATTGTTCCTGCCGGAGTTTCAAAGCTGAATGGTTTGCTCTATTTATGCGAGCACCTTGGAATTTCCAGAAATCAAATGGTCGTCATAGGAGATTCTGGAGATGATCTGGAAATGATTGAAGCCGCCGGTCTGGGTGTGGCAATGGGCAATGCCCCGGCAGAGGTAAAAAAAGCAGCAGACTGGCTGACACGATCCAATGACCAGAGCGGCGTAAGCTACATGGTTAAAGAACATTTCCGCAAACAGCATCCGATCGATTTCCTGAAGAAAATGAATCTGCTAAAATAA